From Cercospora beticola chromosome 6, complete sequence, a single genomic window includes:
- a CDS encoding uncharacterized protein (MEROPS:MER0000440), with protein MRYSKLPVEENEPYVLQDEQPYRPSWHRKVVALVLVATFCLTNPWAPTLPSFTGKHHKCHHGTQYKGEKISWQKAGEIEGRHLETSSIVVPMDQFNLTNSGDKTFNISLIRLRGKDGSPNLLLNPGGPGGSGAEFVYRRGKQLSEIVGDGYHLLSFDPRGINGSGPLASCYPDKKAAQQLSDVRDTEIVHDSPEVYAWTQNFVKACEATTGEHAGYINTPQTAADMNSILDAVGQEDLAYWGFSYGTVLGQTYASIFPNRSTRVIIDGVANNFVWYGDVFDGEQFTNTEDVLEGFFDECIKAGKNCSLSSHAKTKDELHEKVFGYLADLKAQPLSVFLNASDYGLLTYENVLFDGIFPSLYKPASWYNLADNLAQLLSGNATAAWVAYGKNGGFGIEGEANQFVTSNDGLSGPASGWPQDRETLLKQILSHVNESIFIPTENSGYYLRQQWTIPRTHNFTQKLGVQTAHPLLILSTSYDPICPLVSAVSAFEAFEDSALVEVKGYGHCSVAVTSNCLAKRVREFLYNGTLPDGHVTCDVDGPYFIKPEEDGKVVAQKHFDDPQDQKIHLAQLEMARDWEW; from the exons ATGAGATACAGCAAACTGCCCGTGGAGGAGAACGAGCCATATGTGCTGCAAGATGAGCAACCATACCGCCCTTCATGGCATCGCAAAGTCGTTGCCCTTGTTCTCGTTGCCACCTTCTGTTTGACCAACCCATGGGCACCAACTCTTCCCTCTTTCACCGGAAAGCATCACAAATGCCATCACGGTACTCAATACAAGGGCGAGAAGATCTCATGGCAGAAAGCTGGCGAGATCGAGGGACGCCATTTGGAGACTAGCAGCATTGTCGTGCCAATGGATCAGTTCAACCTCACCAACTCTGGAGACAAGACTTTCAACATCTCCTTGATCCGCTTGCGAGGCAAAGACGGAAGCCCTAACCTGCTCCTTAATCCTGGTGGTCCTGGAG GCTCTGGCGCTGAGTTCGTCTACCGCCGAGGCAAGCAACTCTCTGAAATTGTCGGTGATGGGTATCATCTCTTGTCTTTTGATCCAAGAGGTATCAACGGCTCCGGTCCTCTTGCATCATGCTATCCCGACAAAAAGGCCGCCCAACAACTCTCAGATGTTAGAGACACAGAAATCGTGCACGACAGCCCTGAAGTCTACGCCTGGACTCAGAACTTCGTCAAAGCATGCGAGGCGACGACGGGAGAGCATGCCGGTTATATTAACACACCACAAACCGCTGCAGATATGAACTCTATTCTCGACGCAGTTGGGCAGGAGGATTTGGCCTATTGGGGTTTCAG TTACGGCACCGTCTTGGGACAGACTTATGCCTCTATCTTCCCAAACAGATCTACACGCGTCATCATCGATGGAGTAGCCAATAACTTCGTGTGGTACGGCGACGTCTTTGACGGCGAACAATTCACGAACACCGAAGACGTTCTTGaaggcttcttcgacgaATGCATCAAAGCTGGCAAGAATTGCTCACTTTCATCGCACGCCAAGACCAAAGATGAACTCCACGAGAAGGTCTTCGGCTACCTAGCCGACCTCAAAGCACAGCCTCTCAGCGTATTCCTGAACGCTTCTGATTACGGCTTGCTGACATATGAAAACGTCCTCTTCGACGGAATCTTCCCTTCCCTCTACAAGCCTGCGAGCTGGTATAATCTGGCCGACAATCTCGCTCAGCTCCTCTCTGGCAACGCAACCGCGGCTTGGGTCGCGTACGGCAAGAACGGAGGGTTCGGAATTGAAGGCGAGGCCAATCAATTCGTGACCTCCAACGACGGCCTCTCCGGTCCCGCATCCGGCTGGCCCCAAGACCGCGAGACGCTCCTCAAGCAAATTCTTTCCCATGTCAACGAGAGCATCTTTATTCCTACCGAGAACTCAGGGTACTACCTCCGCCAGCAATGGACTATTCCGCGCACACACAACTTCACGCAAAAGCTCGGCGTACAGACTGCCCACCCTCTGCTCATTCTGTCAACATCCTATGACCCAATTTGTCCTCTTGTCTCTGCTGTATCAGCCTTCGAGGCCTTTGAAGACTCCGCGCTTGTGGAAGTCAAGGGCTACGGGCACTGCTCTGTTGCGGTGACATCGAATTGTCTCGCAAAGCGTGTGAGGGAGTTCTTGTACAACGGCACTCTACCAGACGGGCACGTGACTTGCGATGTCGATGGTCCGTACTTCATCAAGCcggaagaagatggcaaagTTGTGGCACAGAAGCATTTTGACGACCCGCAAGATCAAAAGATCCATCTTGCGCAATTGGAAATGGCGAGAGACTGGGAGTGGTAA